The genomic stretch ACAGCTCGCCGATCTCTTCTACCGGCCCGATCTCGTGACCGCTTATCTGGACGGCAACGAGAAGGCGATCGCCGAGGCCAAGGAGAAGGGTGCGCTGGCCCGCTTCCGGACCCGTGATCTCGGTGCCGTCATCGCGAGCGGCCTCGCGCCCAAGCTGGAGTTGCTCGCGCCCGCGGAGCCGCTGGGCAACGGGCGCGACTTCCGGCTGCGGTTCCGGGTGAACGATCGGGGCGGGGGCGTCGGCCGGGTCGAGTACCGCGTGAACGGCGCCGTGATCGAGCCCGCCAAGGCGCGCCTGCCGGAAGCAGGGGGGCCGCAAGGGATCTTCAGCCAGGAATTCACTCTGGCTCCGGGCGGGAACGAGATCGAGGCCGTCGTGTACAACGAGAACGGCGCGGTCCGCTCGCCCGCCGTGCGCGCCCAGATCCAGGTGAGCGGCCCACAGGTCGAGCGGCCCGTGCTGCACATCCTAGCCGTCGGCATCGACAAGTACCGGGATTCGGCCCTTACGCTCCAGCACGCCGCGGGTGACGCCAGGGACTTCGCCGACACCCTGGTCCGGCAAGGACAGGGGCTCTTCACGCCCGGCATCGTCATCGTCTTGCCGGACGAGCAGGCGACGCGCAAGGGCATCGAGGCGGCCTTCGATCGCCTCTCCGCACGGGTTCAGCCCAGCGATGTCTTCGTGCTTTATCTCGCCGGGCACGGCCGGAGCTTCGACGGGCGTTATCACTTCCTGCCCTCGGAAACCGTCTACGAGAACGAGGAGGCCCTGCGCCGCCAGGGTTTGTCCGAGGACTATCTGAAGGCGCTGCTGCCGAAGATCCGCGCACAGAAGAGCGTCTTGGTCCTCGATACCTGCCATGCGGGCGCAGCCCTGAACCTGGCCCTGGCCATGACCCGCGGTCCGGATATCAAGGACGCCCTCTCGCGCCTCATGCGCGCGACCGGGCGGGCGGTCCTGGCCGCAACCAGCGACAGAGACGTGGCCTTCGAGGGTTACCCGGGATCATGGGGTCTTCACTTATGCAGTGCTGGAAGGACTGCGCGGCGCGGCGGACCGGCCCGAGCGCGACGGACCGCGCGACCGGGTGATCACCATAGACGAGCTGAGCGACTACGTGCACCAAGAGGTGCCCCGCCTGACGCTCGACAAGTTTCATAAAGAGATCTTCCCCATGCGCAGCGTCGAGGGGCATTCGTTCCCGATCGGCGGCTACTAGCTAGCCGCGCATGGACCGGCGCGCGGGCGGCTTGCGAGACCGCCGGGGGACCGGGCGGACCGGCGCGCCCGCCCGGGCGGAGGACATCGCGCGGGCGGTGCTGAGTGCGCTGGCGGACTGGCAGTCGTCCGCCCGGCCACCCGAGGCGTTGTGGAAGCGGGCGTTCAAGTTTCTGTCCGAGCATTGGCCGATGCTCACGGTCCTCGTGACGCTCGTGACCGCGG from Pseudomonadota bacterium encodes the following:
- a CDS encoding caspase family protein, translating into MSAAQLADLFYRPDLVTAYLDGNEKAIAEAKEKGALARFRTRDLGAVIASGLAPKLELLAPAEPLGNGRDFRLRFRVNDRGGGVGRVEYRVNGAVIEPAKARLPEAGGPQGIFSQEFTLAPGGNEIEAVVYNENGAVRSPAVRAQIQVSGPQVERPVLHILAVGIDKYRDSALTLQHAAGDARDFADTLVRQGQGLFTPGIVIVLPDEQATRKGIEAAFDRLSARVQPSDVFVLYLAGHGRSFDGRYHFLPSETVYENEEALRRQGLSEDYLKALLPKIRAQKSVLVLDTCHAGAALNLALAMTRGPDIKDALSRLMRATGRAVLAATSDRDVAFEGYPGSWGLHLCSAGRTARRGGPARARRTARPGDHHRRAERLRAPRGAPPDARQVS